The Epinephelus lanceolatus isolate andai-2023 chromosome 13, ASM4190304v1, whole genome shotgun sequence genomic interval ACTATTTGTTTTGCCTgggcaaaacatgttttctcctGTGTCTTCAATCCTGCCATCCTCAAACCGTCCACTAGATGTCCTCAGACTTCCTTGCCAGTCTTGGTCACCTGGCATCCCCTCTCACCTACACACCTGTTCCCACTTTcctcatcagccctgcagtaCATACACCACACCCTTTTCCTCCAGTCAGTAGGCAGCTTGTCATAGATGCGATGTTGGTCATGCCTTGTTTTCAAGCCTCTGTTACTCTGTAATGTGAATCCTGTAACCTGGAAtctgtctctgcctgtctgcaTCTTTTCCCTGCTTCATTGTGGTTTGCCAGTGGATTCACAGTCACACAGATTTGCTCCCCTCACCACACCAGCAAGCCTTTGCACCTTCACTTTACTTcaccttagagatagggtgaggagctcggacatccagagggagctcggagtagagccgctgctccttcatgtcgaaaggggtcagttgggGTGGCTCGGGCagctgatcaggatcctcctgggcacctctcgctggaggtgttccgggcacgtccaaTTGGTAGGAGGctccggggcagacccagaacatgctggagggactacatatctcgtctggcctgggaacgccttggggtccctcaggagaagctggaaagtgttgctggggagaggaatgtctggggtgctttgcttggcctccTGCCCCCGTgaccggccctggataagcggatgaaaatggatggatggatagatggaacTTTTCCCGTCTGCCTCGACAGTCTGCATTTCAGTTCTCTGTCCTCTGCTGACTGAGCTCACCCCATGACTCATCCCTCATATGAGTAAATTATGTCACTATTAGGAGTCATTAAATGGCCACATAAGTAAAAATCCAAAATTGTTTGGACATGTTCATCATTAGATGAGGACTTTTAATGATGAAGTCACATACACAGTTCTGGGATGTTCTATACTAATTGTCATTATTATCTATCAGTGAACAATGCTGGGGTTTCGATGACCCCGAACCATCCAAGGATGAAATTGCTTTCAACAGCACCAGAGTTGTCATTTTTGTAGTGATAACAGTCGTGAATCAGAGTGGGTAACACAATTGTTTTAAAGCAGAACCAGAAAGGACTCATCTGAAAGATCACAGGGGGAATCAAAGCCTCAGGTGGATTACACTTTATCAGGTAATTTAGCTCATTATACACAACTGCTGTGGTGTAGtctgtccaaaaacacatcagtggcTCATGTCCTTAAAGTGCACTGAATCACAGCTTCCTCTTTTGCTGCCACCTCTATTTTTGGAAAATCTGAGTCACACTTATGAGTCCTAAAACTTCTAATAACTTCCTAAAAAGGGTCAGATAGCTCTCAGTCTTTAAGGTTTCTGTAAAGGACAGTGTCATTTGTACTAATTATAGAAAGAGTGAGACAAGTCCTATGTTAGTTTCAGTTAACTGCTTAGCCTTCTAAGGTAACCATTTTTATattagtgcaaattatcttacAGTGAAATTGTAAGCATGTCATTCAACAAATATGGACAAATTTGAAACTGTTATTGTCAGCAAGTTAcattttttacaaaataaatcattaataatttaaagttaaactagtccatacccattggtagctttgtcaccttctacctatgccaatcctcaatgcctgtgtgcagtttcacatagactgaccacgtcagtgagcagaaaaacgtgggacagacagaatgactgactgacggaatgacacactgacagtttccgtgattacgtacagcataccataccatgacttagtcataccaaaaattaaaaaaaaacaaaacattgggccacagggggagccacagtgattggtcccattttagccatttttaagccattttttttctgttgttatagcgccacctagttgccaattagagttaaatttctccagtcaccttgaggcgtcctgttctacatatctaccaagtttagtaaaaatcgatatggcggttaggccgagataagaaattagctctctagcgcccccattttgtttgatggggtcaataatggaggggtcccctcagattatgtgaggtcatatgcctacaaagttgcgtgatgattggtgaaacccttcagatgttatacacctttatgtgatgagccacgccctccgcaatatccattgccttatagaagctcagttttagtaagttttccaacttttgccaagagggaactttagatattggtccctagattatgttcacccggtttcatgcagatcggtcaaacttcctaggaagagatcgattttttaagtctttttcaaaaaattcaaaatggcagaaaatctatataccagaagttatgggttcttgatgcaaatttgttcctcatgaggagaggcatctctgtgcaaagtttcatgtctctacgacatacggggcatgagatatgcccattcaaagtttgcaatttcaatcggttgctatagcgcccccctttggccaaatgatattgcttcatttgcatccttcCATGACCCTCttccactgtgccaaatttcacatggattgaccaagtcagtgaggagaaaaacgtggaacagacacacagacagagtttttgtcattatagagTAAGATAAAGCATTACTAACATCCCCTCCAGTGCTGTAGTGGAGGGTACACTGTACACAAGTATATGGACTATACCCAcccctttttctgtctgttgacagtatacccacctatcagccaaaaagtcATTGGACTATATAGAAGCGTATACCCACCTCCTTCTCAGTAACATGCCTAGAAGTAGCCTACACCCACCTCATTAACTACAACTACTGATCCCCTCGGATTTTCTCCTTCGCTTTCCTCCACAGGCTTACTAATAGGGCCGCTGTGATCTGACTCCTGACCTCTTTACTGTTGGTTCCTTCTAAGGCTGCTGATGATTGTTGTTGCTGATGGATACAGTTTATTGTAGTGTAAATCAATGTGAATATAGTAAACTGTCTGAAATGTAAACTGTCTTTGGCAGGAAgactaaaaaaataatgataggCTGAGTAACCAGGAACATGAATTTAGCAACATACAAAAGTTGTTCTAAAAAAAGGTCACAATGAGGAAGTGACACAATACTCAACACAGCAGGTAGTTTCTCCATTTGTCTTTCACACACATCAGCTCAGAGACTCTGACAGTTCACAGCTGAGAGGGGACAGGAAAAAAACTCAGGATGGCTGAATGCAGATggattaaaatgtctttaattctgATACTGCTTCTTCAGTTAACAGGTAAGAACACATGCAACAAATGTATTgacaacaaacatttaaaaaaaatataaattattatcatcagtATCACTTTCTTATCTAAAGACagtctggtctgtttgttttccagCGAGGTGAATAGTGAGTTTAGTGAACAATCTTTTGTTGTATCTAAAATGATCTTCACTCTGACATTGGTACTGATTTGTTATTTATCTTTATATGTCTCTCTCATTTTCTTAACAGCAATAACTGAACAGGGTTTCCTCTCCTTCACTGCCAGAGTTGGAGATGACGTCACTTTGTCTTGTGAAAATGCGATGGACAGTCAGGATAACTGTGACAGTGTTACATGGCTCTTCACTGATTCAAGAAGCAAAGCAACAGTGGTGGTTGTTAGTGGTGGGCAGATCAGTGAAAATGCCAAAGCTAAATCAGACAGACTGAGTGTTACAGCAAACTGTTCTCTGGTTATAAAGAAGGTCACACGTGAGGATGTTGGACGTTACACCTGCAGACAGTTTGATGAATCAGGACAACAAGGTCAAGATGCTGTGGTTGAACTGTCTGTTGTTACCAGTGAGTATttccatcataatgttttcagCTCAAACTGTCTTGTTAGAACAATATACTgaaacattacaataattatGATTACAGTGATGAAGTTCATTTTAATCTCACAATATCTCCATCTTCACCAGTGACTGAACATGAGTACACTGATGAGGTGACGTTACACTGCTCTGTGAGGACATATGAACgatgtacacacacagtgaagtggCTGTTTCACGGTCAAGATGCCACTCAAAACCACCAAATTATAAAGACATCACAgtctctctgctctgcctctgtgACCTTTCTGACTTCTCTCTACATTTACACATCAAGATATAAGTTATTTACATGTGAAGTGACTGATGGTGACAGAGTGCAGGTGTTTCCCTTCAGATCTCAATCCTCAGGTGAGAAACcaggtgagaacatgttgagcTGTTTAAAGTCACTTCAAACTGATGAGAATAATCACctcaaatatttgtttattttatggatTTGAAGTTTTAATATTACATCACAACAGTTTGAGTTGTGTTCATCTGTTCAGGTGAGgacacaacaacagcaaccaCAGAATCAGcaacaacaactgaaaacaacacaacagcaggTGCCAATGATCCTTCACCAAAACCACAAGGTAGTGACTCTGTATCTACATTTCTCTGACACTCGGTTGTGGGTGAAGATTTTTTCTTATTCAGTCAGATCTCAGTCTGACCACTAGATTCACAGTCAGCAAAGACATGCAGCCAAAATAACTTTTAGATACTGACAGAcatgttttgtctcttttttgtgcAGTTTGGGGTTTTCTGGTTTGTGTTGCATCAAGGTTGaatgttttgaaatgctgttAACAAATCAATGTTTTGAAATGTTCCTTACATCCATACACCCCCAAAGACAGAAGCAAACACACctgtttgaaagtgaaaaaatagtttgaagatttttctttctgttaCAGTAACTTGTCCTTCattcgtactcgtactcgttgtcctccgcttatccgggtccaggtcgtgggggcagcagcctcagcaaagaagcccagacagtcctctcccccagccacttccgtcagctcttccgcgggaaccccgaggcgttcccaggccagccgggcgatgtagtccctccagcgtgttctggggcggccccgaggtctcctcccggttggacatacctgaaacacctcccaagggaggcgtccggaaggcatccttaccagatgcctgaaccacctcaactggctcctctcgatgtggaggagcagcggctctactccgagtccctcccggatgtccgagctcctcaccctatccctaaggctgagcccagccaccctgcagaggaaactcatttcggccgcttgtactcgcgatctcattctttcggtcactacccagagctcgtgaccatatgtgagggttggaacgtagatcgaccggtaaattgagagcttcgctttctggctaagctccctcttcaccacaacggaccggttaagcgcctgcatcactgctgacgccgccccaatccgtctgtcaatctcccgctccatcctaccctcactcgtgaacaagatcccgagatacttaaactcctccacctgaggaaggacctcccccctgacctggagtgggcaatccacccttttccggctgaggaccatggcctcagacttggaggtgctgattctcatcccagccgcttcacactcggctgcgaaccgccccagcgagagctggaggtcactgttcgatggagctaggaggaccacgtcatccgcaaaaagcagggacgagatcctcccatcaccgaacctgacaccctccacccctcggCTGTGCCttgaaattctgtccataaaagttatgaacagaaccggtgacaaagggcagccctggtggactccaaccctcaccgggaacaggtccgacttactgccagccacacgaaccagactcatgctccttcggtacagggactggatggcccttagcaaggggccaccaaccccatactcccggagcaccctccacaggatgcccctggggacacggtcgtaagccttctccaaatccacaaaacacatgtggactggttgggcaaactcccatgccccctccagcaccctggcgagggtaaagagctggtccacggttccgcgccCGGGacaaaaaccacattgctcctcctcaatctgaggttcaactatcgaccagaccctcttctccagcaccctggagtagaccttaccgggtaggctgaggagtgtgatccccctgtagttggaacacaccctctggtcctctttcttgaaaatggggaccaccaccccggtctgccactccagaggcactgaccccgatgtccacgcaatgttgcagaggcgtgtcagccaggacagccctacaacatccagagccttgagatatccaggacgaatctcatccacccccggggctccgccgcctcggagttgtttcgctacctcagcaacttctgccccagaaattggacgacccgcccccgagacccccgtctctgtttcctccttcatttttttattggtaataaaaaatacaaaagagaTGTTTCAAAGTTTTAACACCATATTCTAAATATCCATTACTAGTTTTTTTGATGAGCTTCCATCCACTTCTCAACTGTGATATGTGGTTAAAAGCCCAGGGAAGAACTAGTAAGTGGGCCTTGAGTTAaccatatttgtttgttttgtcattatTGGATGCACCTTTTGAACAAATTTCAACCTGATGAGGACACAAGGTGAAAATTAAGGGGCTCACCAAAGTTATCAATTCACCCAGAGGGGAACATAAATGTCTGAAGTTCATGGCAAACCTttgttgagacattttactaaaacccaaaaatcaaaaatcaacctgctggtggcaccagaggatcaccaaagcaTGGCTTTATGCATGACTGATGTGTTGCCAATAACTTTTTAgctcttttattttaaaacaatataatgtaaatattttttttgtagtattttctcattgtcttttttctaTTCTGCTTATATTTCTTGACTTTTACTGTTTGTCGTTATGCACAAATacaccaaagcaaattcctGATGTGAAACATGGCAATAAACTAGATTCTGATTCTTCTCTGACATTATTTTTCTGTTGCACAGTTTGTACAGCTTATTGGTCTGCTCTGGACTACATCATGTTGGTGATGCGTGTGGCTGAACTCCTCCTTATAACTGTGATTACTGTTCATCTCATCAGAGCTTCAGGTGAGAAAATTCACACCAACATTTGTTCAGACTGATGAACACAAACTGTAAGTTTAGAGCTGACATGTTCCTCTGTGCTTTATTTTCCAGGGAACCAGAGACCACCTGATGACAACACTGTGAGTAAAAAGCTGTAAAAACTGTTGTCATTTTAAGCTGCAAGTCGTACTACTGTGACACAGGACTGTGAATGTCTCACAGTTTTAAACTCAGTAAGAAGCCCAACAATGCAGCCAGCCAAGTAAAAAGCAGATAACACAGTAACTGATGGTGCATTCAGGTTCTTCAAACTCAACTGTGGACCGTTCAAACATCAACATTCAGCTGGGAGATGTGGGAATTATCATAACAAAATGATGGACTGATCAGGTTCAAAGTTCAATATTCATTTGTTCCATTGTTTCACAGGTGCATCATGACGGCACAGTAAAATATGAAAGCAATGGAGACCCTTCTGTTTCTGCCAGATTCCACTGATCAACAACTTCTACAGTGACATCAACTCACTAGAGGAATGAGTCCACTGCTAGACATGTCTTCACAgcattattttacatcaaaacATGATTAATAATTTCATCTGGAAGTCTTACATGAGGTCTGGTTAATGAGGCCAAATATTAAAgccttgatttttttatgcctccacccCGGCAAAAGCCGTAGCcagagacattatgttttcgggttgtaagtccgtccatcccattctcatgaattcattatctcaagaatgccttaaagggaatttcttcacatttagCACAACCATccccttggactcaacaatgaacagattagattttggtagtcataggtcaaaggtcatttttccattttatttgaaTGCTGAGgagcaccttgagggaattcttcaaatttcaaatttgacataaacgtccacttggactaaagaaaaaactgattagaatttggtggtcaaaggtcaaggtcactgtgacctcaataaacatgtttttggccataacacaAGAATTcttacactaattatgacataatttcacacaaatgtctaataggatataatgatgaagtgatgacattttatatccaataggtcaaaggtcaacttcccTGTGACATCGTAATattatgcattaaaaaaaaacgtttttggccattactcaacatttCACCTGAGGAGCAGAAAGGGAGACAGTTGTTCAGATACTGAGTTGACACTAATGTTGGGTGCCCACctttaaactgtgctgattctgtgctgctggggggaagatATGTGAAGCATTCAGCATTCTTTTCACAGATACGGTTGTAAACTGTGCAAGAAATTTGACTGGGACATGTTGGTATACATCCACAGGGCAGTATGTCTAGTTTCTAATTTCAAGAAGCTTGCTGTACATTTAGGTAGGGAAACTTTCTAAGGGCAATATCCATTTGAATTTCATGAGTAGTTTATCGTGACCTCACTTTGATGTGGGTTTGCTATGAATGAGCTTTGGTTCTTAATGGAGTCAGTAACTGTTATCTTAATTATAACTGATAATACAATCTGCTGAAAATAGATAGTGAACTCTTGCTTATGTGGATACATGTTATGTGTCATGTCTATGACAATTAAAGGTGAAAATTCAAATTGACTTTGGAAGGACAAAAGTCAGTTTATGATCCCACCTTCTGTTAACAGTGGCATTTTGGAAGCGTTTTGGCTTTGTTAATGTGATAAATGTTTAACAGACACAGTAACTTCATATTTGATTTGAATGCTGTTTCAGTCAACATTTAAATCACACTTTCTAAGATGGAAATTTAAGACAAAACCGtgagtaataaaataaatgagtagTGGCTTGGGTACTCTTTCTGTAGAAGAAACGTTAAAGGACAATCACAGGTCTGAAAATGTTGAAACAGCAACTTTGTGCAGCTTTCAACAGATTGAATAACCACATACACCTTCACTTTTAGAATCAATCGTTTAAGCGACTTAAGATGGgcacaatgaaaacaacaaatcatCCTCAGATAATGCATGCAAGGACGCAGTACACCCATACTCATTCCACCACAtgagctctggttcttgaactggtTCCACTCAAGATTCTGGGAAATGTGGTGTTATCTAACAAACCAGCCTgcgtttccaccagttttgaggGGGACTATTGTAATCAAGGATGCATCATCAACAGAGGGCATTGCACTATGCACAATGGCAGTAAACAGTAATAGCAAGATGGCGATTGTATTGATCACCTGcaaacttttgttctgttattacagattTTTTATCCAAAAAACAAGCATAAACTGACTATTACTGAAGACTCCATCCTCTTTTCCAACCTGTAGATTATGACACGCCACTGATGTCATCATAGTTTGCACTTGAGGTCAAGGAAAACTTGGAACCAACCTTTTAGGTCCTGAACTCATTTATTTTCGGTCAAAATGCTCACATTTAGATGTGCAAACTAGAATGGAAAATGGTGGTGGGAAAAGGGGGTACCAGTCAAACCATCCATTTCCAGAGATTTACACAAGGATAGAACATTTACCAGTTTCCTCCACCTTAAACTTTATGTTCCAAGAAATCTACCAAAAGAAATTTGAAGCTATAAAACCCAGCGCTCCTCTAGTAGTGAACCCTCCCTCTGCTGCAAAATACAAATTAAGAAAGCAACCAAAATGACTTTCAATCAGTGAAGCTTCTTTAAGAGGTGCTCATGGTGGATGTGTCTCGAGTATGGTGTGTAACTGTAAAGGGAGGTTTCAATAACTGCTACTGGGGAATATTTGGGTCACTAATATTCCCCAACTGTCAGAGTGGATCATACAATAATGTATTAAAACACAAGttaaagcagttaaaaaaaaacaagtaaaaaaaaaagagtccaaGTCCATGGACAATGTCACCAAGCCCTGGTTCCTGTGTTAACAAGGGTCCATGCAGGGCCTAGCCTAGGAAAGAACAGTCCATTCCCAGCTTCACGCTGTAGTCCCTCCTCGTCCAGAGGCTTCTTCAACTGGTGGAATCAGAGGATGGTATAAATCAGCAGATTTATCAATCTCAGTGCATCTAGAGTTCATAAAAAAGATAGAATTAAGCTATAAAAGCTATATAGGAGGAGTCAAAATAATTCCTtcaacactgcaaattaaaTGACATACACATGCACCCTGTGAAAGCTTAGAGAGCTCCCACCTACAAATAGTGCCGCCACCAGGACTAACCACACATACATCCTCTGACACATACATCACCATGTGACAGATATACATGACCACCCACAgtaatgtaatataaatgtaaatacatctCAGACAGTGTTAAAGGTCCCCTATTGTGAAAAGTCAGATTTCCacgtcttttttaaaaataaagcaggtgctatataaatactgtgaaggTATCAAAACACTTAGTCCTCAGAGTAATGCACATAGTTTGTGTTCAGAAACTGTAAACAAGCCGTCAGGATTTCTgtgaatttgtgatgtcacaagcaTACTACATAGACTGTTTGAAACATGAACATTTGAAATGGCTGCTTTTGTATTtcttattgtaatgttttgcaaTGTAtgtgacatcagctgacaggaagcagACACTGACCCAAGCTGTTGCCTAACAATGTGATACCAGCGAAACGATCTATAAAGATAGAAAAACGGAACAGAGGGTGAACACATGTATACGCAGGCAGAcggtatgagaaaaataatgtgttttttgaacattaaagcctGTAAACATCCTCTGGTAGAAATGTATGTACCTGAATATGAGCATAATAAGGGATCTTGCAGTGACTGTAAACTTGCCTCTTCAGTGAGTACACAGCTAAGCGTGAGAAACTACAGCGGAAgtacatcaaacacacacagctgccacTTTTCTAGGTGTGGATGAGCACGAATGTGACATCTCCTGTGACAAACTTTATTACTTCAGAACAACAAGAACAGATCggacagtacatgtgtgcaaaATGCTCTTCCCTGcagttatttaacatttatcaGACAGTAATTATTAATGTGATCACCCTTTGTGTTTGAACTTCcagagctctgctgctgttgttaccAACATTCTCATCAAAACACCTTCagttctcattaaaaaaaataattaaaaagcaAGCCAAAATGTCTTATAACCACTAAGACAGACAGAAGCTTATCTTTGCTGTTTGCAGCAGCTTCAGTAACATTATATTGCCACATGAGGAAGTGACTCTTTAACCACAACTGATTTCTACTGCTTTCCTGTGAAAGACGCACCAGTTTAGAGTGTGAgaacagcagagaaaacataTAAGAGGCATGATGGCTAAATTCAGATGGATTAAAACATCTTTGCTTCTGATACTAGTGCTTCAGTTCACAGGTAAGGATTCACCTCCGTTTAACAAATGCAtttgttttccttcattttcaagTTAAGCTCTCTGTTAGGTGTGGCTCCGCTGCATCTCTCTGCTCAGACAACATGTTCATGCCAGTCCTCATGACTGTATGTTCTGTAATTATTTGGACATGATATTCATATCTATTCTGTGGATCTACTACTCTATTTCATACACAATGGACCCAGCCTTTCACCTCCCTCGGCAGCCTTACATTGCAAACACAAGTGCAGTTCACTGTATGCTGCTGAATAATCTATGGCACTTTTTTAAAGCTGTGCTTTTACACGCATGCcttaaaatgtaattaagtactctgattttagtttattttccatatttttctcttattttctcaACAGCAGCACTTCGACAGTACACCTCCTTCATTGTCAGAGTTGGAGATGAGGTCACTTTGCCTTGTAGCGATGTGAGAGAGGATCAGGATGAACGCGGACAAAAGACTTACCAGAAGACCTGTTTTTATTTGGAAagataaatgaaaacacaaaatcagaCAGACTGAGTGTTACAGCAAACTGCTCTCTGGTTATAAAGAAGGTCACAGCTGAGGATGCTGGTCAATACATCTGCCAACACCAGTCAGTAATAAATCAGgtttatctgtctgttgttGACAGTGAGTATttccatcataatgttttcagCTCAAACTGTCTTGTTAGAACAATATACTgaaacattacaataattatGATTACAGTGATGAAGTTCATTTTACTCTTGTCTTCTCACAATATCTCCATCTTCACCAGTGACTGAACATAACGACACTGATGAGGTGACgttaacctgctctgtgtcacCAGAGTGTGTACACACAGTGAAGTGGCTGTATGTGGATAAAGATAACAAAGATATGATGATGTCACCGTCTGACTGCTCAGCCAGTGTGACGACTTCTCTTTCTGAGTCAAAGCATCATGAGTTTTTCAAGTGTGAAGTCACTGATGATTTCAGTGGAAATACTAAGCAGTTCATCTATCAGGACTCAGACGAGAAAACAGGTGAGAATCTGATGAGCTGACGTGAAAAATAACAACAcctttattttataaatatgaAGTGTTAAGATGATGTCACTCTTTTTCATTTAGTAACTGCAGATGGTAAACATAagatattttctttcttttttttgttatcttattTCAGGGGAGGATGAAAAAACATCTACAAGTAagccaacaacaacagcaactaaaccaccagcaacaacaacagcaactaaACCATCAGCAACAGTTACAGACAATACAAATCAACAGACAATAATACTCTAGCTCAAGGACAAGGACAATAATATTTATATGTTTCAAAACTCACGTACCATTCTCTCCTCTTGTAGCTCCTgtagatgttttttaaaaaaggaagctGCAGCTAAAAGTTGTTAAGATAAGTTTCTCTTTCCAGGTTGGTGGTGGTTCATTATTTTGCCCGTGGTTTTAGCAGTGTTGTTTGTTGTGGTGCTCATCAGATGGAAGAGAAGTAAAGGTGAGAGCGTTCACTGATGATCTAAATGTTCTGATAAACATGCATTCTCACCGTGAAGCTAAATTTGACTCCCATCTTTTGTCTGTCTATCTTTTTAGGAAACAAAACGCaagtggacacaaacactgtgAGTGTTAAAATGAATCACATTTTATACATTTGACTGCTGACTGGCTGTTATCAGGCCATTATATGAAACTTTCTGCCAGAAAGAGCTAGCATGTGCCTTCATCCCATCTGCGAAAAGGTCTAAGGAGAGAGGGGGCGTAGTGGTGGTGCACAAACACAGGATTTTCCCCCAGCAGACCGAGGTTGGGATCCCATGTGAAGCCAATATTTAAGCCAACCacactttttttcctaaaccttaccacatcattttggtgcctaaaccaaagaagagtgaaagaaaaCCTACAGAATAGGTTACAACCATTGAATGGGCTGATAACAGCACTCTATGAAAAAAATAAGGACTAGACCAGAATAGAAAAAAGTTGATTAGAATATAACCAGAATAGTCAATCTGTACATATCCATGTTACTGAGCAGTCATTATGTTGTGTTCATTGTGTAGGCTGATCCTGAGGATGGTGTTTCTTACACCTCTGTCAGTTTCACCAAGACGACCAACAGCAAAGCCCAGGTAAGCTATCTGACTGGTTACACTGTGTCCAAACTGGAT includes:
- the LOC144466592 gene encoding uncharacterized protein LOC144466592 → MAECRWIKMSLILILLLQLTAITEQGFLSFTARVGDDVTLSCENAMDSQDNCDSVTWLFTDSRSKATVVVVSGGQISENAKAKSDRLSVTANCSLVIKKVTREDVGRYTCRQFDESGQQGQDAVVELSVVTMTEHEYTDEVTLHCSVRTYERCTHTVKWLFHGQDATQNHQIIKTSQSLCSASVTFLTSLYIYTSRYKLFTCEVTDGDRVQVFPFRSQSSGEKPGEDTTTATTESATTTENNTTAGANDPSPKPQVCTAYWSALDYIMLVMRVAELLLITVITVHLIRASGNQRPPDDNTVHHDGTKDLPEDLFLFGKINENTKSDRLSVTANCSLVIKKVTAEDAGQYICQHQSVINQVYLSVVDMTEHNDTDEVTLTCSVSPECVHTVKWLYVDKDNKDMMMSPSDCSASVTTSLSESKHHEFFKCEVTDDFSGNTKQFIYQDSDEKTGEDEKTSTSWWWFIILPVVLAVLFVVVLIRWKRSKGNKTQVDTNTADPEDGVSYTSVSFTKTTNSKAQVQGNVGDDEGDAVTYSTVKASFSA